A genome region from Acinetobacter lwoffii includes the following:
- the cydP gene encoding cytochrome oxidase putative small subunit CydP: MSLVPKNLNQRVVREITAILIIKVILLMIIKNIWFDAPTIPKNFDNQVAERIAGNPSQIQETR; the protein is encoded by the coding sequence ATGAGCTTAGTTCCCAAAAATCTAAACCAGAGAGTGGTTAGAGAAATAACTGCTATTTTAATTATCAAGGTTATTTTACTCATGATAATTAAAAATATCTGGTTTGATGCGCCTACGATTCCTAAAAATTTTGACAACCAAGTCGCCGAGCGTATCGCCGGCAATCCTTCCCAAATCCAGGAGACACGTTGA
- a CDS encoding YARHG domain-containing protein: MKKFSVAALIGFATLFGASTSVLASEQECKKLKNDHDVIYASKGFCFKDPEAKAKFGNDNCYTTKPKFSEKEQQRLDAIKDRQKELNCK, translated from the coding sequence ATGAAGAAATTTTCTGTTGCAGCATTGATTGGCTTTGCAACTTTGTTCGGGGCTTCAACATCGGTTCTTGCATCTGAACAAGAGTGCAAAAAATTAAAAAATGATCATGACGTGATTTATGCGTCTAAAGGTTTCTGTTTCAAAGATCCTGAAGCAAAAGCCAAGTTTGGTAATGACAATTGCTATACAACCAAGCCAAAATTCTCGGAAAAAGAGCAACAACGTCTTGACGCGATCAAAGATCGTCAGAAAGAATTGAACTGTAAATAA
- a CDS encoding YcgL domain-containing protein has product MQVSIYKSSKKSEMYLYVARPANESEAETFEPLSVLTEAVQAAFGRATFVMHLELSESRKLARANVLHVMDSIETRGFFLQMPPEGLIDPNAVAPEGLRGA; this is encoded by the coding sequence ATGCAAGTGTCTATCTACAAATCCAGCAAAAAAAGTGAAATGTATCTGTATGTGGCGCGTCCTGCGAATGAAAGCGAAGCTGAAACATTCGAGCCTTTAAGTGTATTAACTGAAGCAGTACAGGCAGCATTTGGACGTGCGACTTTTGTCATGCATCTTGAATTAAGCGAATCACGTAAACTGGCACGTGCCAATGTCTTGCATGTCATGGATTCTATTGAAACCCGCGGGTTCTTCCTGCAAATGCCGCCAGAAGGCTTGATTGATCCAAACGCTGTGGCACCAGAAGGTTTACGCGGTGCTTAA
- a CDS encoding porin, translated as MKKTLSALAIGATILTPVMAAAADVKVYGRAHVSLDYLDDGQDYNEVGLSSNSSRLGFKAEQKLENGMTVFGQIEQEINFASGSANDDVEFATRDTFVGLKGDFGQARIGRFDSPFKVARGPVNFFGDMVGDVRNVTRAGNLRFDERNNNTIEYKSPKFGGGFNVLAALSLHEGNSPDSVSTSSPKTTVIETVNGPVTVVVPGTTTTTNKDNRDDKAYDLALTYKEGKVDFAATYEHYEEDAGRGERDGFRIAGAYKITPEFNLGGLYQFLQHDNSEANPDAQVFGVAGEYKFAPKTSFRGEVFHRDVDADDANATLLAIGLEHRLDPTVRIYGNIATVLNDENSNLTPWAQGRTNAVGGARGEDSLGLSLGMRYDF; from the coding sequence ATGAAAAAAACGTTATCTGCATTAGCAATCGGGGCAACAATTTTAACACCAGTGATGGCAGCTGCTGCTGATGTTAAAGTGTATGGTCGTGCACACGTTTCTTTAGATTATCTGGATGATGGCCAGGATTATAACGAAGTAGGTCTTTCTTCAAATTCTTCACGCTTGGGTTTTAAAGCTGAACAAAAATTAGAAAATGGTATGACCGTATTTGGTCAAATCGAACAGGAAATTAACTTTGCAAGTGGTTCTGCAAACGATGATGTTGAATTTGCAACTCGCGATACTTTTGTTGGTTTAAAGGGTGATTTCGGTCAAGCGCGTATCGGCCGTTTTGACAGCCCATTCAAAGTAGCACGTGGCCCGGTCAACTTCTTTGGTGATATGGTCGGTGATGTTCGTAACGTCACACGTGCTGGCAACTTGCGTTTTGATGAACGTAATAACAATACCATTGAATATAAATCACCTAAGTTTGGCGGCGGCTTTAATGTTTTAGCAGCACTTTCTTTACACGAAGGTAATAGCCCTGATAGCGTGTCAACGTCTTCACCAAAAACTACTGTAATTGAAACTGTGAATGGTCCAGTAACAGTAGTCGTACCGGGAACCACAACTACTACCAATAAAGATAATCGCGATGATAAAGCATACGATCTCGCTTTAACCTATAAAGAAGGTAAAGTTGATTTTGCTGCTACCTATGAACATTATGAAGAAGATGCAGGTCGTGGCGAACGCGATGGTTTCCGTATTGCTGGTGCTTACAAAATCACCCCTGAATTCAATCTGGGCGGTTTATACCAATTCCTTCAACATGATAATTCTGAAGCAAACCCAGATGCACAAGTATTTGGTGTAGCCGGTGAATATAAATTTGCACCAAAAACCTCATTCCGTGGTGAAGTATTCCACCGCGATGTCGATGCCGATGATGCGAATGCAACTTTACTGGCAATCGGACTTGAACACCGTTTAGATCCAACAGTCCGCATTTATGGCAACATAGCAACTGTACTAAATGATGAAAACTCAAACCTTACCCCTTGGGCACAAGGTCGTACCAATGCTGTAGGTGGCGCACGCGGTGAAGACAGCCTAGGTCTTTCTCTAGGCATGCGTTACGACTTCTAA
- a CDS encoding alpha/beta fold hydrolase has product MIQLKQNFQRQQKKLKHLSTRVFNASSLILSQKTPFEYIAGTEFCKIRYYASPKKKYKEPLVFIAPLAIKMDIYDLYPYRSLVKHFQHSGFDVYLVEWKRFNFKHRHLNFLSFIDAAIPQSIETICKHSGSQFISLHGWSMAGVFVTLYTALHSPEHVKNLIVVGSPIDSYASGRVGKLFSTTNKLISKNKNLQQAIHQGLIPKQYIHTPGIVNALGFKLLDPIGWLKSQKQFLLNLDHVEDVYEHATMGNFLNKMIDYPGGINQDMVLHLWLQNPLKQGSITLDGRVVDLKNISCSLLVGAGQTDQIVTEQSAKPLMELTSSQDKTFTLIPGGHLGLMSNQKTANTFWPKMTTWLVQRSTRLDV; this is encoded by the coding sequence ATGATTCAGTTAAAACAAAACTTTCAGCGCCAGCAAAAAAAATTGAAACACCTCAGCACCCGGGTGTTTAATGCCTCCTCACTGATCCTGTCGCAAAAAACCCCTTTTGAATATATTGCCGGCACCGAGTTTTGCAAGATTCGCTATTACGCTTCACCCAAGAAAAAATATAAGGAGCCTCTGGTCTTCATCGCACCCTTGGCGATTAAGATGGATATCTATGATCTGTATCCTTATCGCTCTCTGGTCAAGCATTTTCAGCATAGCGGTTTTGATGTCTATCTGGTGGAATGGAAACGTTTTAACTTTAAACATCGCCACCTGAACTTTTTATCTTTTATTGATGCAGCCATTCCTCAATCCATTGAAACCATCTGCAAGCATTCGGGCAGTCAGTTCATTTCCCTGCATGGCTGGAGTATGGCTGGCGTGTTTGTCACGCTCTATACCGCCCTGCATTCGCCTGAACATGTCAAGAATCTGATCGTGGTGGGCAGTCCTATCGACAGTTATGCGTCAGGACGTGTCGGCAAACTTTTTTCTACGACAAACAAACTAATTTCTAAAAACAAAAATCTGCAACAAGCCATTCATCAAGGACTGATTCCAAAGCAATATATTCATACGCCGGGTATTGTAAATGCCTTGGGCTTTAAATTACTCGATCCGATTGGCTGGCTCAAAAGCCAGAAACAGTTTCTGTTAAATCTAGATCATGTCGAAGATGTCTATGAACACGCCACCATGGGAAATTTCCTGAACAAGATGATTGATTATCCAGGTGGGATTAATCAGGACATGGTGCTGCATTTATGGCTGCAAAATCCTTTAAAACAGGGTTCTATCACTTTGGATGGCCGTGTCGTTGATCTTAAAAATATCAGCTGCTCCCTGTTGGTAGGTGCAGGTCAAACCGATCAGATTGTCACAGAACAGTCAGCTAAGCCTTTGATGGAATTGACAAGTAGCCAAGATAAGACGTTTACTCTTATACCGGGTGGTCATCTTGGACTAATGTCGAACCAGAAAACGGCAAATACATTCTGGCCCAAAATGACGACCTGGCTGGTGCAGCGCTCTACACGTCTTGATGTTTAG
- a CDS encoding ribonuclease D encodes MFQFIQHQNDLTHVLKLMDQNSVYGLDTEFIKVDTLWPKLGVFQINVDNKVYLLDGTTLDLTEFLNKIFNAQQNIFHACSEDIDLIYHYTQKKSLSNVFDTQVGMSFLGHGLQVSYQNALKQMLEVDIEKDQTRSDWLARPLSSEQLLYAANDVHYLVQLSEKIKQDLDSKDLLDFALQDCRFLTQEIGEDTPTALLYQDVGNYRHSRRQLMQLQQLMVWRDQIAKALNQPRSFILKNASMIDLVEKFPRNNFQLSHVKDIRSNVVREHGKTILDLLKFLPEPANWPLRLARPIRHSSKDIGEKIDSIIQNVVNETSIPKEVLMRKKWLNALYQHVVFHKDEQDLPDYLLGWRYELLTQPLIQVLHQDESYLSTQMKVSE; translated from the coding sequence ATGTTTCAATTTATTCAACATCAAAACGACTTAACTCATGTACTGAAGCTGATGGATCAGAATTCAGTGTATGGGCTGGATACCGAGTTTATCAAGGTTGATACCTTATGGCCTAAGCTGGGTGTTTTTCAGATTAACGTAGACAACAAGGTCTATTTGTTGGATGGAACCACGCTGGATCTGACTGAGTTCCTTAATAAAATTTTTAACGCACAGCAGAATATTTTTCATGCTTGTAGTGAAGATATCGATCTGATTTATCACTATACCCAGAAGAAATCGCTGAGTAATGTATTTGACACTCAGGTTGGCATGTCTTTTCTTGGGCATGGTCTGCAAGTCAGCTATCAAAATGCATTGAAGCAGATGCTGGAAGTCGATATCGAAAAAGACCAGACCCGTTCTGACTGGTTGGCGCGTCCACTCAGTTCCGAACAGTTGCTCTATGCTGCCAATGATGTGCATTATCTGGTGCAACTGTCAGAGAAAATTAAACAGGATCTGGATTCGAAAGATCTGCTGGATTTTGCCTTGCAAGATTGCCGTTTTCTGACTCAGGAAATTGGCGAAGATACCCCAACTGCCTTGTTGTATCAGGATGTCGGCAATTACCGGCATTCACGCCGTCAGCTGATGCAATTGCAGCAATTAATGGTTTGGCGTGATCAGATTGCCAAAGCACTGAATCAGCCACGCAGTTTCATTTTGAAAAATGCCAGCATGATTGATCTGGTGGAAAAATTCCCGCGCAATAATTTCCAGCTGAGTCATGTGAAAGACATTCGTTCGAATGTGGTTCGTGAGCATGGCAAAACCATTTTAGATTTACTGAAATTCCTGCCGGAGCCGGCAAACTGGCCTTTACGTCTGGCACGTCCAATTCGCCATTCTTCTAAAGATATCGGCGAAAAAATTGATTCAATTATTCAGAATGTCGTCAATGAAACCTCAATTCCGAAAGAAGTCCTGATGCGTAAGAAATGGCTGAATGCCTTGTATCAGCATGTAGTCTTTCATAAGGACGAGCAGGATCTGCCGGATTATCTACTTGGCTGGCGCTATGAGTTATTAACTCAGCCACTGATTCAGGTATTGCATCAGGATGAATCTTATCTGTCTACCCAGATGAAAGTCAGCGAGTGA
- a CDS encoding YbaB/EbfC family nucleoid-associated protein: MNINMLMQQAQRMQKEVENNVKKAKEELAQTEVHAEAGGGLVKVTMTCRNVVKRIEINPELLQDDPDMIEDLIAAAMNDAARQAEVVSDERMKAANSGMGLPPGLAGMF; this comes from the coding sequence ATGAACATTAACATGTTGATGCAGCAAGCTCAGCGCATGCAGAAAGAAGTTGAAAACAACGTAAAAAAAGCCAAAGAAGAGCTTGCGCAAACTGAAGTGCATGCCGAGGCGGGTGGCGGTCTGGTGAAAGTAACCATGACTTGCCGTAACGTAGTGAAGCGTATCGAAATCAATCCTGAATTACTTCAGGATGATCCAGACATGATCGAGGACCTGATTGCAGCTGCAATGAATGATGCAGCACGTCAGGCAGAAGTGGTATCTGACGAAAGAATGAAAGCAGCGAACTCAGGCATGGGTTTACCGCCTGGTCTTGCAGGTATGTTCTAA
- the recR gene encoding recombination mediator RecR — protein MFSDRFDQLVQALRILPSVGPKSAQRMALHMIMKNREGAIGLAHALTEATNHIHECSVCHSLTEDEVCNICSSLDRDDELLCVVESPADVMAIEQSGSFRGKYHVLGGHLSPLDGIGPEEIGIPYLLHRLANGQVKEVILATNATVEGQATAHYLVEASKHLPIQMTRIAQGVPQGGELEYVDSHTLSQAVHNRMRMK, from the coding sequence ATGTTTAGTGATCGTTTTGATCAACTCGTTCAAGCATTACGCATTTTGCCAAGCGTTGGGCCAAAATCGGCTCAACGTATGGCATTGCATATGATCATGAAAAATCGTGAGGGTGCTATTGGTCTGGCACATGCGCTGACTGAGGCAACCAATCACATTCATGAATGTTCAGTCTGTCATTCTCTGACCGAAGACGAAGTCTGCAATATTTGCAGCTCTCTGGATCGTGATGATGAACTGCTCTGTGTAGTGGAATCACCTGCAGATGTCATGGCGATTGAGCAAAGTGGTAGTTTCAGAGGTAAATATCATGTATTGGGCGGACATTTATCGCCACTGGATGGTATTGGACCAGAAGAAATCGGTATTCCGTACTTGTTACATCGTTTGGCCAATGGTCAGGTAAAAGAGGTGATTCTGGCAACCAATGCTACTGTAGAAGGTCAAGCCACGGCACATTATCTGGTTGAGGCCAGTAAGCATTTACCGATCCAGATGACCCGAATTGCCCAAGGCGTACCTCAAGGTGGTGAGCTGGAATATGTCGATAGCCATACCTTGAGTCAGGCAGTACATAACCGGATGCGCATGAAGTAA
- a CDS encoding AAA family ATPase encodes MSADIQQFSGTDQYIATDSLKLAVKAARSLQKPLLVKGEPGTGKTLLAEQVAESLGLELITWHIKSTTKAQQGLYEYDAVSRLRDSQLGDDRVYDIKNYIKPGKLWEAFTSEERCVLLIDEIDKADIEFPNDLLHELDKMSFYVYETGETITATQRPIVIITSNNEKELPDAFLRRCFFHYIEFPDEATMREIIDVHFANISTTLVNEALQVFFKLRQIPGLKKPPSTSELIDWLSLLMADDMPEDILRNTDKSKAIPPLYGALIKNEQDVQLLERLAFMSRR; translated from the coding sequence ATGTCTGCTGATATTCAACAATTTTCAGGTACCGATCAGTACATCGCGACTGACAGTTTAAAACTTGCGGTGAAAGCTGCACGCAGTTTGCAAAAACCGTTGCTGGTCAAAGGTGAGCCGGGTACAGGTAAGACTTTACTGGCCGAGCAAGTTGCAGAAAGTCTGGGTTTGGAACTGATCACCTGGCACATCAAGTCTACTACCAAAGCACAGCAAGGTCTGTATGAATATGATGCAGTATCGCGCTTGCGCGATAGCCAGTTGGGTGATGACCGTGTCTATGACATCAAGAACTACATCAAGCCGGGCAAATTGTGGGAAGCATTTACCAGTGAAGAACGCTGTGTTCTGCTGATTGATGAAATTGACAAGGCAGACATCGAGTTTCCAAATGACTTGCTGCATGAACTCGATAAAATGTCGTTCTATGTGTACGAGACAGGCGAGACCATTACCGCAACTCAGCGCCCAATCGTGATCATTACCTCAAATAATGAAAAAGAATTGCCAGATGCTTTCCTGCGTCGTTGCTTCTTCCATTACATCGAATTCCCAGATGAAGCCACCATGCGTGAAATCATTGATGTGCATTTTGCCAATATCTCGACCACACTGGTGAATGAAGCCTTACAGGTTTTCTTTAAATTGCGCCAGATTCCGGGTTTAAAAAAACCACCTTCAACGTCTGAACTGATCGACTGGCTCAGTCTACTCATGGCTGACGACATGCCGGAAGATATTCTGCGCAATACTGATAAATCTAAAGCAATTCCACCTTTGTACGGTGCATTAATCAAGAATGAGCAAGATGTGCAGTTGCTCGAACGTCTAGCATTTATGTCACGTCGTTAA
- a CDS encoding vWA domain-containing protein, giving the protein MFVRLFYTLRKYGVPVSTRELIDLNQAVAAGLVFADQDEFYQLAKTVMVKDERYFDKFDRAMKDYFDGIATFDLDELLNQVHKLPKDWFDLELLEKHLTPEQREELKKAGSLEELMKMLEERLREQHKKHQGGNKMIGTGGTSPFGAYGDHPEGVRIGGPGRKRSAVKVWEQRQYRNLDDEQILGSRQMQMALRRLRKFARQGAAEELDIDGTIRETAKQGILDVQLVPERRNRIKVLMLFDVGGSMDAHIAQCEKLFSAAKTEFKTLEYFYFHNCLYDYVWKDNVRRSSSRMNTWDLFNTYGRDYRVIVVGDASMAPYELNSVGGSVEYMNDEAGQVWLQRLRQHFDKTAWLNPEEEKYWHYTHTIGLIQQIFENHMFPMTLKGIEDMTKYLAR; this is encoded by the coding sequence ATGTTTGTGCGACTGTTTTATACCTTACGCAAATACGGCGTGCCGGTATCGACTCGTGAGCTGATTGACCTGAATCAGGCGGTTGCTGCAGGTCTGGTTTTTGCCGATCAGGATGAATTCTATCAGCTGGCCAAAACCGTCATGGTCAAGGACGAGCGCTATTTCGATAAGTTCGATCGCGCCATGAAAGACTATTTTGATGGTATCGCGACCTTTGATCTGGATGAACTGCTAAATCAGGTGCATAAGCTGCCCAAAGACTGGTTTGATCTGGAGTTGCTGGAAAAGCATTTGACCCCAGAGCAGCGCGAAGAGCTGAAAAAAGCCGGATCGCTGGAAGAGCTGATGAAAATGCTAGAAGAGCGTCTGCGCGAACAGCATAAAAAACATCAGGGCGGTAACAAGATGATTGGTACTGGCGGGACTTCACCTTTTGGGGCTTATGGTGATCATCCTGAAGGTGTGCGTATTGGCGGGCCGGGGCGTAAACGTTCCGCAGTAAAAGTCTGGGAACAGCGTCAATACCGCAATCTGGATGATGAACAGATTTTAGGTAGCCGTCAGATGCAGATGGCATTGCGCCGTCTACGAAAATTTGCCCGTCAGGGTGCAGCCGAAGAGCTGGATATTGATGGAACGATTCGTGAAACGGCCAAGCAGGGTATTCTGGATGTACAACTGGTGCCGGAGCGTCGTAACCGCATCAAAGTTTTAATGCTGTTCGATGTCGGTGGTTCGATGGATGCGCATATTGCCCAGTGTGAAAAGTTGTTCAGTGCTGCGAAAACCGAATTCAAAACCCTGGAATATTTTTATTTCCATAACTGTCTGTATGACTATGTCTGGAAAGACAATGTCCGTCGTTCCAGTTCACGTATGAATACCTGGGATTTGTTCAATACCTATGGGCGCGATTATCGCGTGATTGTAGTCGGTGATGCCAGCATGGCACCCTATGAGCTGAATTCTGTCGGTGGTTCGGTTGAATATATGAATGATGAGGCTGGGCAAGTCTGGTTGCAGCGTCTACGTCAGCATTTTGATAAAACCGCTTGGCTGAATCCTGAAGAAGAAAAATACTGGCATTACACCCATACTATTGGTCTGATCCAGCAAATATTTGAAAATCATATGTTTCCAATGACGCTGAAAGGCATTGAAGACATGACTAAATATCTGGCGCGTTAA
- a CDS encoding O-succinylhomoserine sulfhydrylase has product MSQQDDISYQLETLAIRTGHTRTFEGEHGEPIFLTSSFVYENAAEAAAKFSGQEPGNIYSRFTNPTVAMFEKRLAALEGAERAVATSSGMAAIMAVMMAFLKAGDHVICSRAVFGSTVSMFEKYVAKFGVSVDFVDLTDLDAWKNAIKPETKILFVESPSNPLAEVADIQGLADIAHANDALLAIDNSFCTPVLQQPIKFGADLVVYSATKYLDGQGRALGGAVVGNHKLLEEIFGYVRTTGPSMSPFNAWVFLKGLETLRLRMREHSASAQQLAEFLNQHPKVEKVYYAGLPEHVGHELAAKQQSGFGGIVSFEVKGGREEAWTVIDNTQFISITGNLGDVKSTITHPATTTHGKLSPEAKEAAGIREGLIRVSVGLEEIGDIIQDIRRGLDLI; this is encoded by the coding sequence ATGAGCCAGCAAGACGATATTTCTTACCAATTAGAAACTTTAGCCATTCGTACCGGTCATACCCGCACTTTTGAAGGTGAGCATGGCGAACCGATTTTTCTAACATCGTCTTTTGTGTATGAAAATGCTGCAGAAGCCGCAGCTAAATTCTCAGGCCAGGAACCGGGCAATATCTATTCTCGCTTTACCAATCCGACCGTTGCCATGTTTGAAAAGCGTCTAGCTGCACTTGAAGGTGCAGAGCGCGCCGTCGCCACCAGTTCGGGTATGGCAGCCATTATGGCAGTGATGATGGCTTTTTTAAAAGCGGGTGATCATGTGATCTGTTCACGTGCTGTCTTCGGCTCTACGGTTTCCATGTTTGAAAAATATGTCGCAAAATTTGGCGTCAGCGTTGATTTCGTTGATTTGACCGATCTTGATGCATGGAAAAATGCCATCAAGCCTGAAACAAAAATTCTCTTTGTTGAATCTCCATCGAATCCTTTAGCGGAAGTAGCCGATATACAGGGACTCGCTGATATTGCGCATGCCAATGATGCTTTACTGGCGATTGATAACAGCTTCTGTACACCGGTGTTACAACAACCAATCAAATTTGGTGCAGACCTGGTAGTGTATTCTGCGACTAAATATCTGGATGGTCAGGGCCGCGCCTTGGGTGGTGCTGTCGTAGGTAATCACAAGTTACTAGAAGAAATCTTCGGCTACGTGCGTACCACAGGCCCGTCAATGAGCCCATTCAATGCTTGGGTCTTCCTGAAAGGCTTGGAGACACTACGTTTGCGTATGCGTGAACATTCAGCAAGTGCTCAGCAACTGGCTGAATTTTTGAATCAGCATCCAAAAGTAGAAAAAGTATATTATGCGGGCCTGCCTGAGCATGTCGGTCATGAACTGGCAGCAAAACAGCAGAGCGGTTTTGGCGGTATTGTGTCTTTTGAAGTCAAAGGTGGCCGTGAGGAAGCGTGGACTGTCATTGACAATACCCAGTTTATTTCGATTACCGGCAATCTGGGCGATGTAAAATCGACTATTACCCATCCGGCGACCACGACACACGGTAAATTGTCGCCTGAAGCCAAAGAAGCCGCTGGTATTCGTGAAGGTTTAATTCGCGTATCTGTTGGTTTGGAAGAGATTGGTGATATTATCCAGGATATTCGTCGCGGTTTAGACCTGATTTAA
- a CDS encoding HIT family protein, producing the protein MTYDDQNIFARILRGELPAIKVYEDDQVLAFMDIMPQAEGHTLVVPKTPAITLLDLPPEAAAYTIQIVQKVAKAIEKGLGVDGIVLMQLSGAAAGQTVPHVHFHLVPTSLHNLGKHAAQMGDQEKIKALAEKIKAAL; encoded by the coding sequence ATGACTTATGATGATCAGAATATTTTTGCACGAATTCTACGCGGTGAACTTCCTGCGATAAAAGTGTATGAAGATGACCAGGTTCTTGCATTTATGGACATCATGCCTCAGGCAGAAGGTCATACTCTCGTGGTTCCGAAAACTCCGGCGATCACTTTACTGGATCTACCCCCTGAAGCTGCAGCCTATACGATTCAGATCGTACAGAAAGTTGCAAAAGCCATTGAAAAAGGTTTAGGTGTGGACGGTATCGTGCTGATGCAATTATCAGGGGCCGCAGCGGGTCAGACCGTACCACACGTACATTTCCATCTGGTTCCTACCTCTTTGCATAATCTGGGCAAACATGCTGCACAGATGGGCGACCAGGAAAAAATTAAAGCGCTGGCTGAGAAAATTAAAGCTGCCCTTTAA
- a CDS encoding NAD(P)-dependent oxidoreductase, translating to MIQSVAFIGLGAMGFRMAAHLPKHFDTVYVWNRSFNKAEQHAAEYGTQAVTLEQAVQADVIFSCLPTSADVERLLENLSLKSGSVWVDCTSGVPDSAQKLAVQLAEHGVIFLDAPVSGQTIGAENGTLTVMVGGNAEGYEKALPAMQAFGKLIKHVGESGAGFAVKAVNNMLMAVNLCAVAEGFTTLKAHGVNLHEALDCINASSGKSMVTETVLPQRILNRSFPVTFALPLLAKDTGIAIDLAREAKLSAPVLSLTQNLIQAASDLSDKNSDFSSAVKMYESWSNITIE from the coding sequence ATGATTCAGTCAGTGGCATTTATCGGCCTAGGTGCAATGGGTTTTCGTATGGCAGCACACTTACCCAAGCATTTTGATACGGTCTATGTCTGGAACCGCAGCTTTAACAAAGCAGAGCAACATGCGGCTGAATATGGCACCCAAGCCGTCACACTGGAACAGGCCGTACAGGCAGATGTAATTTTTTCTTGCCTGCCCACCAGCGCTGACGTTGAACGACTTCTGGAAAATCTGTCGCTTAAATCCGGTTCAGTCTGGGTCGACTGCACCAGTGGTGTACCGGATTCTGCCCAAAAACTGGCAGTACAACTGGCTGAACATGGGGTAATCTTTCTGGATGCACCGGTCAGCGGTCAAACCATTGGTGCTGAAAATGGTACATTAACCGTGATGGTGGGCGGTAATGCAGAGGGCTATGAAAAAGCCCTTCCTGCGATGCAGGCATTTGGCAAGCTGATCAAGCATGTCGGTGAATCTGGCGCGGGTTTTGCAGTGAAGGCCGTAAATAATATGTTAATGGCTGTAAACCTGTGTGCCGTTGCTGAGGGCTTTACTACCTTGAAAGCGCATGGGGTAAACCTGCATGAAGCACTGGATTGTATTAATGCTTCAAGTGGTAAAAGTATGGTGACTGAAACCGTATTGCCACAGCGTATTTTAAACCGCAGTTTTCCTGTAACCTTTGCCCTGCCACTCTTGGCCAAAGATACAGGCATTGCAATCGACCTTGCACGTGAAGCCAAACTTTCTGCGCCTGTGCTCTCGTTGACCCAGAATCTGATTCAGGCGGCCAGCGATCTGTCGGATAAAAACAGTGATTTTTCCAGTGCTGTGAAAATGTATGAATCATGGAGTAATATTACCATCGAGTAA